One Aegilops tauschii subsp. strangulata cultivar AL8/78 chromosome 2, Aet v6.0, whole genome shotgun sequence genomic window, CGTCCCCATCGGCACCGACGTCGACGCCTCTAACATCGCCGAGGCCCGGACTCGCCTCAACGAGGATCGCCAGTGCCTGCTGGACCTCACCGAGACACTCGCCGCCACGTAGCGTCGCCTTGACTCTGCCCAGCTGGAGCGCGATGCCGCCTACGGCTTCACGCCTGCCGCCCCCGAGCCAAGCCGGGTCGCCGACGTGCGAGCCCGGGGTGGCGCGATCGGGCGCCCTTTCGGTACCCTCCCTCCCGTCTATGAGACCCCCGTGAAGAACATGCGTGCTGCCCAGGCGGCCGCGATTGGCCTGGATCAGCTCGCGGGCGAGGAGCTGCAGGATCGCTTCAAGAGGGTGAACGACCTCCTCGTCGCGGCCAACGCAcagcaggaccgcctcaaccagctcgccaGGCCGGCCGGATCCGGCTCCGTCCGAGTCGCCGGACCCGGCGACAACCAGCATACGGCGTCTTCTCCACCCGGCGAGGCGCACTCCGGCCGCACCCGGACCCGGCGCAACCCCGCCCCGACGGTCGCTGGCGGCTTGGCGGACGAGCCGGCCTCGGAGGCCCGGCGCCGCCTCGACACACTGCTTCAACCCAGCCGGCGTCCGGCTGCAGGCGACCCGGCCCCCCGCAGCGCGGTCATCGACCGGCTGGGCCCGCGCaccatcgacgacaccgacgctCACAACCGCCTCGACCGATTCGCCCtctcccaggagatggaggagaCCGGCCCCGTCGGACCGGCGTGCTTCGGGCCATGCATCCGGGGCGAGCCCTTCACCAAAGGGTTCACTCTCCCCCACGACACCCCAAAGTACAACGTCACTGTGAAGCCGGAGTactggctcaccgactacaccaccGCCATCGGCATCGCCGGCGGTAACCACCGCCTCGCCGTGCGCTACGTGCCTCTCATGCTCCAGGGGTCGGCCCGCacctggttgaacagtctgccggCTGGCAGCATCAACGCGTGGGTCGACTTCGAGCAGGCCTTCATGCGCAACTTCACCGGCACCTACAAGCGACCCGGCCGCCCCAGTcagctcgccatgtgcgtgcaGGGGCCAACGGAAACCGGCCGCGAGTACCTTGCACGCTGGACCGAGCTCCGGAACAGCTGCGGGGGCGTCCACGAAGTCCAAGCGATCCAGTACTTCATCAACAGGTGCCGagacggcaccctcctcaagcacaagctcttgcACTCTcagccggccaccatggccacgctcatggtgacggcggacaagtacaccaacgccgactccgccatgaagatccaggtggcaCTGGATGAAGTCGGCAAGGCCAAGCCGGTACCACCTACGAAGCCGGCAGATGAGGGGAGTCGGCAACAGCACAACCAAcagaacaacaagcgcaaagCCGATCAACCGGCTCAGCGCTACGACAACCGGCTCGTCACGGCCGCCGAGCACGCGCCCGCGACCGACCCGGCCGCCAAGCGCCGGAACACCGGCAAAACGACATGGCAGCCCGCCATGAGTTTCAAGGAGATGCTCGACACtccctgcaagcaccacagcggcGCGAGGCCGTCCACGCACACGCTCCGAtagtgcgccatcaccaagcgcatcatgaGGGGCGACATCCCACcgcctccggctccggctccgggaGCAGGGCAGCCGCCTCCGCCCCCACCTCCCTCTGGCGGCGCGATGCGCGATGACCCCTACCCGGCCCAGAACGcgacctacgtcgtcttcaccagcctcggcgacgacaagcgcagcgagcgcctccttcggcaggaggtgaacaccgtcaTCCCGGCTAGGACGGAATACATGCATTGGTCGGAGCGCCCGGTCACCTGCACCCGGGAGGACCACTCGGCCGTCATGCCAAACCTGGGTGGTTACGCCCTCGTTCTCGACCCCACTATCGCCGCGCCCCGGTGCACGTGCAAATTCTCCCGGGTTCTCGTCGACGGCggcagcaacatcaacatcctATACCGCGACACCATGACCAAACTCGGCCTCGAGGCCAAGTACCTGGAGCCAACCCAGACAATCTTCCacggcatcgtacccggcctctcctgctccCCGATCGGCCAGATCCGACTCGACGTCCTGTTCGGCGACAGCAGCCACTTCCGACGCGagccgatctggttcgaggtggtggacctgtccagcgcgtaccacgcgctgctgggccggcccacgcTCGCCAATTTCATGGCGGttccccactacgcctacctgaagatgaagctgtCGGGTCCAAAGGGCCTCATCACCGTCACCGGCGACTATCGCAAGTCCCTGGACTGCGCCCGAAACGGCGCCAAGCTAGCCGAGTCGCTGATCGTAGCCGAGGAGCGGCGCTAGCTCGACCGGATCGTCGCCCTGGCCCAAGAAGCGTCGACTGCGCAGATCCCGACCGAGGAGCCGGCCGATGAGGCCGCgttcaagccctccaaggagaccaagaaggtgaagctgaacccggaagaccccaactgcagcaagtacgttgtcgtgggcacccgcctcgacagcaaataggaaggcgagctcgtcgacttcctccgtgagaatcaggatatttttgcatggacccccaaggacatgccgcgaATCCCAaggaagtacgccgagcacaaactccacgtccgcaaggacgccaagcctgtccGTCAACCCCTATGATGTTTTTCCAAAGAGAAGAGAAGGACCAtcggtgaagaggtcgccaagctcttggcggccggcttcatcatggaactgtttcaccccgagtggttggccaacccagtcctcgccctgaagaagaacaagacctagcgcatgtgtatcgactacaccagcctaaacaaggcctgccccaaagacctGTTCGCCCTCCCGCAgatcgaccaagtcatcgactccaccgccgggtgcgagctcctgtccttcctggatgcttactccggctatcatcagatcaagctggacccggccGACGCCTTGAAGACATCCTACATCACGCCCTTCGGGGCGTATTGCcacatcaccatgtcgttcggcttAAAGAATGCCGGCGCCACTTTCCAGCGCTGCATGCAAAAATGCTTGCTGCCGCAACTCGGCAGCAACATCCACGTCTAcgtggacgacatcgtggtgaagaccaagcagcacctcaggctcctcgacgatttgaaggaaaccttcgccaacctgtgcgagtacaaggtcaagctcaacccggagaaatgagTTTTCGGAGTCCCGAccggaaagctactcggcttcctcaTCTCAGAGCACGGCATTGAGgcaaacccggagaagatcaaggccaccgagcgcatgcgcaagccggctCGGCTGCGCGATATCCAGAAATTCACCGTGtgcttggcctcggtcagccggtttctcagccgactgggcgagagggccttgcccctgtatcagctgatgaagaagacgacgccgttcgagtggaacgaccaggcGGACGAAGCTTTCCGAGatctcaagcgcatgctctccaccgcaccaGTCCTGGCCACACCGGCCGAGAAGGAGCCGCTGTTGCTCTATATCGCCGTGACCTCGCGGTCGGTCAGCACGGTGAtggtggtcgagcgaccagagaaggACAAGGTCCAAGCCGTCCAGCGTCCCGTCTACTACCAGATCAAGGTGCTCTCCGcctcgaagcagaactacccgcactaccagaaaatgtgttacggcgtgtacttcaccgccaagaagctaaaACAGTACTTCCAAGAGCATGTCATCACCGTGGTCAGCACGGCCCCTCTCGGCGAGATCATCGGGTGCCGGGATGCCTCTAGCCGGGTCGCCAAGTGGGCACTCGAGCTGgccggccacaccatcctctacgagccccgcaccACGATCAAGTCCCATGccttggccgacttccttgtcgactggaccgagacccagtacctgtcGCCGCCGCCGGACTCGATGCACTGGTGCATGCACTTCGACAGTTCGAAGATGCGACTCGGCCTAGGGGCCGGCATCGTGCTGTCCTCCCCCAAGGGCGACCGACTGAAGTACgagctgcagatccacttcgccgcctccaacaacgtcgccgagtacgaagcccttgtgcacggcctccggcttgccaaggaactcggcatccaGCGCATCATatgctacggcgactcggacctggtggtaCAGCAGAGCTCCGGCGAGTGGGACGCCCATGACTccaacatggcgagctaccgcttcctcgtccagaagcTATCCGGATTCTTTGCGGGCTGCGAGTTCCGCCACGTCCCGCGCGCAGAGAATGAAGCGGCCGACACGCTCGCCAAGATCGCCTCATCTCGGCAGTCCGTTCCGTTCGGCGTCTCCCTCGAGCATCTGcacaagccgtccatcaagccatcTCCGGACTCCGAGTCCATCCACGCCCTAGACGACCCGGCCGCgcctcaacccggcccggggactgctccaaccgacccggccgcggctcaacccggcccggggactgctccaaccgacccggccgcgcctcaacccggcccggggactgctccaACTGACCCGGCTGCGCCTCAACCCTGCCCACGGACTACTCCGACCGACCCGGCCGCGCCTCAACTCGGCTCGGGGACAGCTCCAGCCCGGCCAACCACACCCCAACCCGGCCCTGGGGCCGCTGAACCCGGCTTGGGGGCTGCCACCCCGGAACACGTCGTGATGGCCGTCCTCGCCGGGGTCGCGGCACCATCCTGGGCCCTGCCCATCTCGGAGTTCCTGGAAAACGGGGTCCTTCCCATGGATGAGACCGAAGCCCGACAAGTCAGCGCCGAGCGTCTGcctacatcatcatcaacaatgAGCTCGTCAAGCGCAGCTCCACCAGCGTGTTCGAACGCTGCGTCGAGTCCCCACaaagaaaagcagttggcccgaatctcggaggctacacctagtgggtgcgctggcgcaccCCCACAAAGGAGAAAATGATGAAAACAAAAGCAGAACGCAAACGAAAACTTACAAAGACGGCACGCTCCAGCTCCTGCGTCGCCTAGACCTCGGCCTGGGCGAAGGCCTGAATACGGTCCGTCCGCCCTGCAGGCGGCGGGTCACGGCggccatcgccgcctcctcctaGCTCGGAGGACCGAAGGGGACCTCGCTGCTCCCGCTCCGTGACGGTCGCGGCTCGGCGACCCGGCGCCCTCCGCACCTGATTTCCAGGGCGTGCTCTCCACCGGCCGCCTCCCCTGAAGCCGGCGACTTCTCCGGCACCCTCTCCGGCACCGACGCCGGCTCGATTGGCGGAGCGGCTTGAGGCTCCACCACCACCGGCGGCGCCTCGCTCGCCGGCGTCCGGGACGCCCCCTCCGGCGCCGCCTGCACCGCCTCCTCCAAGATGGCATCGCCATCGCCTCCATCGGCCCCTTCCCGCTCGACCATGTCGGTTCGTGGCGGGGTGCCGTCCTCGACAACCACGACCTCCCGGTCTAGGTCCATCGCGTCCGCACGGCTGCCTTGGCCGTGCTACCTTCCCGACACTGGCGCGAAGaccgtcgtcgccgccatcgtcCCCGCCGGCATCTCCGGCCACGCCAGCCCCTCGCCAGCTTCCGCCCACGCCGTCGCGGCGCTGACCCAGGCCTAGGTCGACGCCGCCTCCGGCTCCGCCTGGGCCCGGTTCTGGTCCCGCCAAGCCAAAGCCCTCGGCATCGGCCGGGTCCAGACCAAGGTCCGGGTCCACTggcgcctcctcctcgtcccggtCAACGGTGCCGGATCGGCTGCTCCTGAACACGGAAGCCTTGGCGTACGCGGCATCCGCCGCCCCCATCGCCAGCGAGATCGGCGACCTGAAGCACAAGACAAAAACAATTACGCCGAGTCGAGCGGAGCCGCTCAGCAATTTGGCTCGAACAAAAAGGGTCACTTACCCCGGCACCACCAGAACGGCGGGCCTTGCCGCCCTCTCCGGTGGAGCGCGGCGCCTCCTCTTGGCGGGCGGCTTCGCACCTCCAGCCGGGCCCGCCGCGCGTTTCGCGGTTGGAGCCCGTGGCGGAACGCTGTCCTTCCCGTGCGGGCGCCGCGCTACCACCGCCCCCCGAGACGACCCTGCCCCGGCCGCGCTGCCGCCTCCTCCACCCGGCACCGCTACATCGGCGGCTCGCGTCAGCATCCCCAAAGCCGTCCCACGACCGACGACTCAAGAAGTATGAACAAGACTCACCTGCTCGGCGCCCTACGCCCGTGTCGGCGGCGGCCGCCTCCCCTCCACCATGGGCCTCGGGCTCCTCTGAGACAACCCGCACCACCTGCGCCCGCGCCTGGTCGTAAGGATGCCGGATGGCATTTAGAAGCACCTCGCACGTCGCGTTGGGACAAACAAGAAGATAAGCAACAGCGAAGTACGGCGACCAGGGACTCACCAACGGTGCCGGGTTCGAATCGCTGTACGAGGCCTTCCCGAACTCCCAGTCCACCCCCAAGTTGGCCTGGAGATGTCGTTGACCCGGCGCGCAACCTGGTCCGCCGCCAACCGCATGTTCGCCATGCGGTTGGGATCTTGGAGCGCCCGGTCACCTGCACCCGGGAGGACCACTCGGCCGTCATGCCAAACCTGGGTGGTTACGCCGTCATTCTCGACCCCACTATCGTCGCGCCTCGGTGCACGTGCAAATTCTCCCGGGTTCTCGTCGACGGCGGCAACACCGTCAACATCCTATACCGCGACACCATGACCAAACTCGGCCTCGAGGCCGAGTACCTGGAGCCAACCCGGACAATCTTCCACAGCATCgtacccggcctctcctgctccCCGATCGGCCAGATCCGACTCGATGTCCTGTTCGGCGACAACAGCCACTTCCGACGCGagccgatctggttcgaggtggtggacctgtccagcGCATACCACGCGCTGCTGGGCCGGCCcgcgctcgccaagttcatggcggtcccccactacgcctacctgaagatgaagttGTCGGGTGCAAAGGGCCTCATCACCGTCACCGGTGACTACCACAAGTCCCTGGACTGCGCCCGAGACGGCGCCAGCTCGACCGGATCGTCGCCCTGGCCCAAGAAGCATCGGCTGCGCAGATCCCGACCGAGGAGCCGGCCGATGAGGCCGCGTTCAAGCCCTCTAAGGAGACCAAGAAGGTGAAGCTGCACCCGgaagaccccagctgcagcaagtacgttgtcgtgggcacccgcctcgacagcaaataggaaggcgagctcgtcgacttcctccgtgagaatcaggATATTTTTGTATGgacccccaaggacatgccgggaatcccgaggaagtacgccgagcaAAAACTCCTCgtccgcaaggacgccaagcTTGTCCGTCAACCCCTACGATGTTTTTCCAAAGAGAAGAGAAGGACCATCGGTGAAGAGGTCACCAAGCTCTTGGCGgtcggcttcatcatggaagtgtttccGCCCGAGTGGttggccaacccagtcctcgccctgaagaagaacaagacctggcgcatgtgtatcgactacaccagctttaataaggcctgccccaaagacccgttcgccctcccgcggatcgaccaagtcatcgactccaccgccgggtgcgagctcctgtccttcctggatgcttactccggctacatcaccatgtcgttcggcttaaagaatgccggtgccacttgccagcgctgcatgcagaaatgcttgctgccgcaactcggccgcaacatccacgtctacgtggacgacatcgtggtgaagacgaagcagcacctcacgctcctcgacgatttgaaggaaaccttcgccaacctgtgcgagtacaaggtcaagctcaacccggagaaatgcgttttcggagtcccggccggaaagctactcggcttcctcgtctcgCAGCGCAGCATTGAGgcaaacccggagaagatcaaggccatcgagcgcacGCGCAAGCCGGCTCGGCTGCGCGATATCCAGAAGTTCACGGGctgcttggcctcggtcagccAATTTCTCAGCCGACTGGGCGAGAGGGCCTAGCCCCTGtatcagctgatgaagaagacgacaCCGTTCGAGTGGAACAACCAGGCGGACGAAGCCTTCCGGGatctcaagcgcatgctctccaccgcacTAGTCCTGGCGACACCAGCCAAGAAGGAGCCGCTGTTGCTCTATATCACCGTGACCTCGCGGTCGGTCAACACGGTGAtggtggtcgagcgaccagagaaggacaaggtccaagccgtccagcgtcccgtctactacctgagcgaggtggTCTCCGCCACGAAGCAGAACTACCTGCACTACCAGAAAATGTGTTACggcgtgtacttcaccgccaagaagctgaaacAGTACTTCCAAGAGCATGTCATCACCGTGGTCAGCATGGCCCCTCTCGGCGAGATCATCGGGTGCCGGGATGCCTCTGGCCGGGTCGCCAAGTGGGCACTTGAGCAGgccggccacaccatcctctacgagcccTGCACCACGATCAAGTCCCGGGCCTTCGCCGACTTCCTCGTTGCCTGGAcagagacccagtacctgccgccgccgccggactcgatgcactggcgcatgcacttcgacggtTCGAAGATGCAACTCGGCCTAGGGGCCGGCATCGTGCTGTCCTCCCCCAAGGGCGACCGACTGAAGTACgtgctgcagatccacttcgccgcatCCAACAACGTCGCCAAGTACGAAGCCCTTGTGCAtggcctccggcttgccaaggaactcggcatccggcgcatcctatgctacggtgactcggacctggtggtaCAGCAGAGCTCCGGCGAGTGGGACGCTCACGACTccaacatggcgagctaccgcttcctcgtccagaagcTATCCGGATTCTTTGCGGGCTGCGAGTTCCGCCACGTCTCGCGCGGAGAGAATGATGCGGCCGACACGCTCGCCAAGATCGTCTCATCCCGGCAGTCCGTTCCATCCGGCGTCTCCCTCGAGCATCTGcacaagccgtccatcaagccgtctccggACTCCAAGTCCATCCACGTCCTAGACGACCCGGCCGCgcctcaacccggcccggggaatGCTCCAACCGACCCGACCGCGGCTCAACCCGGCCTAGGGACAGCTCCAACCGACCCGGCCGCgcctcaacccggcccggggactgctccaACCGACCCGGCCGCGCCTCCACTTGGCCCACGGACTACTCCGACCGACCCGGCCGCGCCTCAACTCGTCCCGGGGACTGCTCCAGCCAGGCCAACCACACCCCAACCCGGCCCTGGGGCCGCTGAACCCGGCTCTGGGGCTTTCACCCCGGAACCCGTCGTGATGGCCGTCCTCACCGGGGTCGCGGCACCATCCTGGGCCCTGCCCATCTCGGAGTTCCTGGAAAACGGGGTCCTTCCCATGGACGAGACCGAAGCCCGACAAGTGCAGCGCCGAGCGTCTGCCTatagcatcatcaacaacgagctcaTCAAGCGCAGCTCCACCGGCGTGTTCCAACGCTGCGTCGAGTCCCCACaaagaaaagcagttggcccgaatctcggaggctacaccaagtgggtgcgctggcgcgcccccacgaagGAGAAAATGATGAAAAGAAAAGCGGAACGCAAACTAAAACTTAAAAAGACGGCACGCTCCAGCTCCTGTGTCGCCTTGACCTCGGCCAGGGCGAAGGCCTGAATGCGGTCCATCCGCCCCCACAGGCGGCGGGTCACGGCGGCCATCGCCGTCTCCTCCTGGGTCGGAGGACCGAAGGGGACCTTGCTGCTCCCGCTCCGCGACGGCTGCGGCTCGGCGACCCGACGCCCTCCGGAACTGAGCACCAGGGCGTGCTCTCCACCGCCCGTCGCCCCTGAAGCCGGTGCCTTCTCTGGCGCCCTCTCCGGCACCGACGCCGGCTCGGTTGGCGGAGCGGCTTGAGGCTCTACCGCCACCGGCGGCGCCTCGCTCGCCGGCGTCCGGGACGCCccctccggcgccgcccgcgc contains:
- the LOC141040897 gene encoding uncharacterized protein, with product MLSTAPVLATPAEKEPLLLYIAVTSRSVSTVMVVERPEKDKVQAVQRPVYYQIKKLKQYFQEHVITVVSTAPLGEIIGCRDASSRVAKWALELAGHTILYEPRTTIKSHALADFLVDWTETQYLSPPPDSMHWCMHFDSSKMRLGLGAGIELGIQRIICYGDSDLVVQQSSGEWDAHDSNMASYRFLVQKLSGFFAGCEFRHVPRAENEAADTLAKIASSRQSVPFGVSLEHLHKPSIKPSPDSERRVTAAIAASS